The following are encoded in a window of Haloarcula halophila genomic DNA:
- the tnpA gene encoding IS200/IS605 family transposase, with product MEGYRSHAHSVSSCKYHFVWCPKYRHPVLDVVEDDVRELFAETADHFGHEILALEIADDHVHLFVQSDPNHSPADIARQFKSYSGKHLLERYPEIRESYFWGGGFWKVGYYVGTTGAVSEEVVERYIEETEH from the coding sequence ATGGAGGGGTACCGCAGTCATGCACATTCGGTTAGTTCCTGCAAGTATCATTTCGTGTGGTGTCCGAAGTACCGACACCCGGTTCTCGATGTAGTGGAGGACGATGTGCGAGAGTTGTTTGCGGAGACTGCCGACCACTTCGGGCATGAGATTCTGGCGCTGGAGATAGCGGACGACCACGTACACCTGTTTGTTCAGTCCGACCCGAATCACAGTCCTGCCGACATCGCTCGACAGTTCAAGTCGTACTCGGGCAAGCACTTGCTGGAGCGGTATCCTGAGATTCGGGAGTCGTATTTCTGGGGTGGTGGTTTCTGGAAGGTCGGGTACTACGTGGGGACGACGGGCGCAGTGTCGGAGGAAGTGGTTGAACGGTATATCGAAGAGACGGAACACTAG
- a CDS encoding DUF433 domain-containing protein, giving the protein MNIARDDDVLGGEPRIDGTRIGVRHVAARVIDRGQSPAHVADQLDVALADVYESLSYYYAHIDEIRELEAENEAAFERVQELSLKPKETVK; this is encoded by the coding sequence ATGAATATCGCCCGGGATGACGATGTACTCGGTGGCGAGCCACGAATCGACGGTACGCGTATCGGCGTTCGTCACGTCGCTGCACGGGTGATTGATAGAGGACAATCTCCCGCTCATGTCGCGGATCAACTGGATGTTGCTCTTGCAGACGTGTACGAGTCCCTCTCCTACTACTACGCCCACATCGACGAGATACGCGAACTCGAAGCGGAGAACGAAGCAGCGTTCGAAAGAGTGCAGGAGTTATCACTCAAACCCAAAGAGACCGTGAAGTGA
- a CDS encoding SWIM zinc finger family protein, with product MHPLEELQFSTTVAKRAQYEALALSIFGTNILVRNESHATPSDHEYLVTVEEGVPVSCTCPADARFGDACKHRVAVAIQRPLLDVLRCQQAGEPPGADRGRSRTEFLESTTEQRAVERMFENAIRCWNSHSLTVRIECGRIDRQKDITHESVYRSI from the coding sequence ATGCATCCACTCGAAGAACTACAGTTCAGCACGACCGTCGCAAAGCGCGCCCAGTACGAAGCACTCGCACTCTCGATTTTCGGGACGAATATACTAGTTCGAAACGAGAGCCATGCGACCCCCTCCGACCACGAATACCTCGTGACAGTCGAGGAGGGGGTGCCAGTGTCATGTACCTGTCCTGCCGACGCTCGATTCGGCGATGCCTGCAAACACCGCGTTGCCGTCGCCATCCAGCGACCACTGCTGGACGTGTTGCGATGCCAGCAGGCCGGAGAACCACCAGGCGCGGATAGAGGTCGGTCACGCACTGAATTTCTGGAGAGTACAACCGAACAACGGGCTGTCGAACGGATGTTCGAAAACGCCATTCGATGCTGGAACAGCCACTCGTTAACTGTGCGCATCGAGTGTGGTCGAATCGACCGCCAGAAAGATATAACCCACGAGAGTGTCTACCGAAGCATATGA
- a CDS encoding DUF433 domain-containing protein: protein MSEQMNTVISGDESDIHDEPHIRGRRITVSHIHALVEERGLNAQTVADRFDLPISDVYHALAYYHDHPEEMRAVKERRQEVHEAAESDPRTITGPDDLPEA, encoded by the coding sequence ATGTCTGAGCAGATGAACACCGTCATCTCAGGTGACGAGTCAGATATTCACGACGAGCCCCACATTCGAGGCCGGCGAATCACCGTGAGCCACATCCACGCACTGGTCGAAGAGCGTGGCCTCAATGCACAGACGGTTGCGGACCGGTTTGACCTTCCCATCTCAGACGTCTACCACGCACTGGCGTACTATCACGACCACCCCGAAGAGATGCGGGCAGTCAAAGAACGCCGTCAAGAGGTTCACGAAGCCGCAGAATCTGACCCAAGGACCATCACCGGGCCAGATGATCTGCCGGAAGCGTAA
- a CDS encoding DUF5615 family PIN-like protein, whose protein sequence is MGAQILLDEHVGRVFERLLRERSHDVEQAKDRFGEHTNDDELVMRCGESGTVLVTNNAKDFEPLHHEYDHAGIFLYHEQTLPDTDPEGLARTVDEVLTQYGIDGVENQLVDLGEWYEWLHE, encoded by the coding sequence ATGGGGGCTCAAATCCTCCTTGACGAGCATGTCGGTCGAGTCTTCGAACGACTGCTCCGAGAGCGCAGTCACGACGTCGAACAGGCGAAAGATCGGTTCGGAGAACACACAAATGACGATGAACTGGTGATGCGGTGTGGTGAGTCTGGGACCGTCCTTGTGACCAACAATGCAAAGGATTTCGAACCATTGCACCACGAGTACGACCACGCAGGAATCTTTCTCTACCATGAGCAGACTCTTCCAGACACCGACCCGGAAGGACTTGCTCGAACCGTCGACGAGGTACTCACTCAGTATGGGATTGATGGAGTCGAAAACCAACTCGTGGATCTCGGTGAGTGGTACGAATGGCTCCACGAGTGA
- a CDS encoding ATP-binding protein, translated as MTFHDRTEELDALVSAFESTGSDVFVVYGRRRVGKTELLKEFCADRPHIYFLAAQEAENRQREKFIDQVAAYFDERVPRIDGWDEAFEYLGEKLRSEEVVVVIDEFPYLVEENDSVPSYVQGFVDEHLQQTESMLVLCGSSVSTMESEVLGHESPLYGRRTAQLDVQPFSFQDAREVITYGIADAIRSYSITGGTPMYLTLFDYQQSLTENIRDQVLSPSAVLYNEPEFLLRTELRNPARYMSILEAVALGHTTPNEIAGATGIDVGPLSKYLQTLRRLRLIDREVPVTATDKKSKRSRYRVADEFLRFWFRYVEPNRSSIEEAPGVVYDGTIAPDLPTHVATTFEDICQEAIWEGIRRGDFEPYSEVGRWWYGEDEIDIVGLAPADDRILLAECKWTTDPVGKPLVESLRAKAPNVRWGPEDRDERFVLFSKSGFIDGLEDDLGEHWSLYTLSKMDDLITSGSTVAD; from the coding sequence ATGACCTTTCACGACCGGACGGAAGAGTTGGATGCGCTGGTGTCTGCGTTCGAGTCGACTGGGTCGGACGTGTTCGTCGTCTATGGGCGGCGGCGGGTCGGTAAGACGGAGTTGCTGAAGGAGTTTTGTGCTGACCGGCCACACATTTACTTCCTGGCGGCACAGGAGGCCGAGAATCGACAGCGCGAGAAATTCATCGATCAAGTCGCTGCGTATTTCGATGAACGCGTACCGCGAATCGATGGATGGGACGAGGCGTTCGAGTACCTCGGGGAGAAACTCCGCTCCGAAGAAGTCGTGGTTGTGATCGACGAGTTCCCGTATCTCGTCGAGGAGAATGACTCGGTTCCGTCCTACGTACAGGGGTTTGTTGACGAGCACCTCCAGCAGACCGAATCGATGTTGGTTCTCTGCGGATCGAGTGTCAGTACGATGGAGTCGGAAGTGCTTGGTCACGAGAGTCCGTTATATGGGCGTCGTACCGCACAACTCGACGTACAACCGTTCTCGTTTCAGGACGCCCGTGAAGTTATCACGTATGGGATAGCGGATGCAATTCGATCCTATTCGATCACCGGCGGGACGCCGATGTATCTCACGTTGTTCGACTACCAACAATCGCTTACGGAGAACATCAGAGATCAGGTGCTGTCGCCGTCGGCAGTGTTGTACAACGAGCCGGAGTTCTTGCTTCGGACGGAACTCCGGAATCCGGCTCGGTACATGAGCATTCTCGAAGCCGTTGCACTGGGGCACACGACACCGAACGAGATCGCTGGAGCGACTGGAATCGATGTCGGCCCGTTGTCGAAGTATCTGCAAACGCTTCGACGGCTCCGGCTGATCGACCGGGAAGTCCCAGTGACTGCCACAGACAAGAAGTCGAAACGGTCGCGGTACCGCGTCGCGGACGAGTTCCTCCGGTTCTGGTTCCGGTACGTCGAGCCGAATCGCTCCAGTATCGAGGAAGCGCCGGGTGTCGTCTACGACGGGACGATTGCCCCTGATCTGCCGACTCATGTTGCAACGACGTTCGAGGATATCTGCCAAGAAGCAATCTGGGAAGGTATTCGACGCGGTGACTTCGAGCCGTACTCGGAGGTCGGTCGGTGGTGGTACGGGGAAGACGAGATAGATATCGTCGGCCTCGCCCCGGCCGACGACCGGATACTGCTCGCCGAGTGCAAATGGACGACTGATCCCGTTGGGAAACCACTCGTCGAGAGTCTGCGAGCGAAAGCGCCGAACGTTCGGTGGGGGCCCGAGGACAGAGACGAACGGTTCGTACTGTTCTCGAAAAGCGGGTTTATCGATGGCCTCGAAGACGACCTCGGCGAGCACTGGTCACTCTATACTCTCTCGAAGATGGACGATCTCATCACATCCGGGTCGACCGTCGCTGACTGA
- a CDS encoding transcription initiation factor IIB: MSTRNVYERGFDEGTGQTITGTTCPECPGELETDGGETSCQACGLIVDSYYLDHGATAWTDSEADRSGKRTGPPSTATRHDRGISSEIGRAVDSRGTHLSDKKRRQLSRLRRQHSRGRWGSKAERNLTHGLVDIARLTAALDLPRSLREQASTLFRRAQGEDLLRGRSIEGMAAGCVYACCRLAGITRSLAELTECAHVSERRVLNCYRTLNETLGLPIPPRSPSEFIGPIAADIKLPQAVVSRATEVAVRAHETGVSAGKHPAGFAAACLLSAATEHGVAVQQAEIAAAAGVCAVTVRNNRESVRELAASI, from the coding sequence ATGAGTACCAGAAACGTCTACGAACGCGGCTTCGACGAAGGGACCGGGCAAACGATTACGGGGACAACCTGTCCAGAGTGTCCCGGCGAGCTAGAAACAGATGGCGGAGAGACAAGTTGTCAGGCATGTGGCCTCATCGTCGATAGCTATTATCTCGATCACGGTGCAACGGCGTGGACAGACTCGGAGGCTGACCGCTCGGGAAAGCGGACTGGGCCCCCGTCAACGGCAACGCGCCACGACAGAGGTATCTCCTCGGAGATCGGGCGGGCAGTTGATAGCCGTGGTACCCACCTGTCCGACAAGAAACGACGACAGCTCTCTCGGCTCCGGCGACAGCACAGCCGCGGGCGATGGGGATCGAAAGCCGAACGGAACCTCACTCACGGCTTGGTCGATATCGCCCGGCTGACTGCCGCACTTGATCTGCCCCGCTCACTCAGAGAACAGGCCAGTACGCTGTTCCGGCGTGCGCAGGGGGAAGACCTCCTCCGTGGGCGCTCGATCGAAGGAATGGCCGCCGGCTGTGTGTATGCCTGCTGTCGCCTCGCAGGTATCACCCGCTCGCTAGCGGAGCTAACCGAATGCGCGCACGTCTCCGAGCGCCGGGTGCTGAACTGCTATCGCACACTCAACGAGACACTCGGGTTGCCGATTCCACCCCGCTCTCCGAGTGAGTTCATTGGTCCCATCGCAGCCGATATCAAGCTACCCCAGGCAGTCGTCTCCCGAGCAACGGAGGTCGCTGTGCGTGCCCACGAAACGGGGGTGAGCGCGGGGAAACATCCCGCGGGATTCGCCGCAGCCTGTCTCCTCTCGGCGGCGACTGAGCATGGTGTGGCCGTCCAGCAAGCCGAGATTGCGGCTGCTGCGGGCGTCTGTGCGGTTACTGTGCGTAACAACCGTGAGTCAGTGCGCGAGCTGGCAGCGTCGATATAG
- a CDS encoding SWIM zinc finger family protein, translated as MHPLEELQFSTTVAKRAQYEALALSIFGTNILVRNESHATPSDHEYLVTVEDGLPMSCSCPADTSFDGACKHRVAVAIQRPLLDVLRCQQAGEPPGADGGQSQTQRDEERAPKAGLP; from the coding sequence ATGCATCCACTCGAAGAACTACAGTTCAGTACGACCGTCGCAAAGCGCGCCCAGTACGAAGCACTCGCACTCTCGATTTTCGGGACGAATATACTAGTTCGAAACGAGAGCCATGCGACCCCCTCCGATCACGAATACCTCGTGACAGTCGAGGACGGCCTGCCAATGTCGTGTTCCTGTCCTGCCGACACTAGCTTCGATGGGGCCTGCAAGCACCGCGTTGCTGTCGCCATCCAGCGACCACTGCTGGACGTGTTGCGCTGCCAGCAGGCTGGAGAACCACCAGGCGCGGATGGAGGTCAGTCACAGACGCAACGGGACGAGGAACGAGCACCAAAGGCGGGTCTGCCGTGA
- a CDS encoding MarR family transcriptional regulator has translation MPVLLEDYDAEIDLRPGTTKSDIVVYLYQNPEWGYSPQEIKEALDIPRGTATTTLKRLYDEDYIGKTDDGYYHALGERDDIRRYVANLNQAHRMFGHHRDTDAQPEEPETKIGEDRTDEELDAELAELEDSVDK, from the coding sequence ATGCCAGTCCTCCTCGAAGATTACGACGCAGAGATAGACCTTCGACCAGGCACGACGAAGTCAGACATCGTGGTGTACCTGTATCAAAACCCCGAGTGGGGGTACTCGCCACAAGAAATCAAAGAAGCGCTTGATATTCCCCGAGGGACCGCTACAACCACGCTCAAACGTCTCTATGATGAGGACTACATCGGAAAAACTGACGACGGGTACTACCATGCCCTCGGTGAACGAGACGACATCCGACGGTATGTCGCAAATCTGAATCAAGCACACCGGATGTTCGGTCACCACCGCGATACGGATGCCCAACCCGAAGAACCCGAAACAAAAATCGGTGAGGATCGCACCGACGAGGAACTTGACGCAGAACTCGCAGAGCTGGAAGACAGCGTCGATAAATAA
- a CDS encoding transposase has translation MGIEEVTKTARTRLCIESGERSWLKDARYTARDIANDTLRLKQDGYTKTEIQREVDRDDFLRNNKCAVVAKALQAWDSYKELLNWWHDQDDTNVGKPSPPATDKQGTYPLVMAHTEGYRLTYNDETDRIRFRVSPKPYRKVKGHLRGRPEDLNLIESALTEDEWSLGQAELLYRDGVYYLHVTVKTEVEVPEPEDGDTLVGVDINERNIALTALNRETMDTLGTLVLDYGSVKAERQRYHTITKRCQEHGQHSIHHQLGEKEERYTEWILHRMSRVVVEFAQQFSNPVLVFEDLSGIRDAIKYGTYMNRRLHKLPFHKFEQQVRYKATWNQIPCERVESPYNSKACSCCGHRGYRQSRRFRCTNDSCEVQQDHADRNASVNVAWRAWAKHAGVDVESVNYRTRKTQPFVRKVSLSGSGRSVNRPSSSRDIASRGVLSA, from the coding sequence ATGGGTATCGAAGAAGTCACGAAGACCGCACGTACTCGACTCTGCATAGAGTCTGGTGAGCGGTCGTGGCTCAAAGATGCCCGTTACACCGCACGAGACATCGCCAATGACACGCTTCGTCTCAAACAAGACGGGTACACCAAGACCGAGATTCAACGCGAGGTTGACCGCGACGACTTCTTGCGGAACAACAAGTGTGCGGTCGTCGCCAAGGCTCTGCAAGCGTGGGACTCCTACAAAGAACTCCTCAACTGGTGGCACGACCAAGACGACACCAACGTCGGGAAACCGTCGCCACCGGCCACGGACAAGCAGGGAACATACCCGCTCGTCATGGCGCACACCGAAGGCTACCGACTCACCTACAACGACGAGACTGACCGTATCCGATTCCGTGTGAGTCCGAAGCCGTACAGGAAGGTGAAAGGACACCTTCGAGGACGACCGGAAGACCTCAACCTCATCGAGTCGGCCTTGACTGAAGATGAGTGGTCGTTGGGGCAGGCTGAACTTCTGTACCGAGATGGCGTGTACTACCTACACGTCACGGTCAAAACAGAAGTCGAAGTGCCTGAACCGGAAGACGGTGACACGCTCGTCGGCGTGGACATCAACGAGCGAAACATCGCCCTCACTGCGCTTAACCGTGAGACGATGGACACGCTTGGAACACTCGTGCTTGACTACGGCTCTGTGAAAGCCGAACGCCAACGCTACCACACCATCACGAAACGCTGTCAAGAACACGGCCAACACTCCATCCACCACCAACTCGGGGAGAAAGAAGAACGCTACACCGAGTGGATTCTTCACCGAATGTCCCGAGTTGTGGTGGAGTTCGCCCAACAGTTCTCGAATCCAGTTCTCGTGTTCGAGGACTTGAGTGGGATTCGAGACGCCATCAAGTACGGCACGTACATGAATCGCCGTCTGCACAAACTGCCGTTCCACAAATTCGAGCAACAGGTTCGATATAAAGCGACATGGAACCAGATTCCGTGTGAGAGGGTCGAGTCGCCGTACAACTCGAAGGCCTGTTCGTGTTGTGGTCATCGGGGATACCGTCAGAGTCGGCGGTTCCGCTGTACGAATGATTCGTGTGAAGTTCAGCAAGACCATGCTGACCGGAACGCGAGCGTGAACGTGGCGTGGCGAGCGTGGGCGAAACACGCTGGCGTAGACGTTGAATCGGTTAATTACCGGACTCGCAAAACCCAACCGTTTGTTCGGAAGGTGAGCCTGTCTGGGTCGGGGCGTTCTGTAAACCGCCCATCCTCATCCCGCGACATCGCGTCGCGTGGAGTGCTATCGGCATAG
- a CDS encoding DUF5615 family PIN-like protein, whose protein sequence is MQVSFLLDENIAAPLADKLDKAGHDVERVVDVSELGEGVDDTAIRLYAVENNQIIVTSDDDFVQMPADSHSGVFYVPNQSLPSHELYHIIQRVIEAIPNREAMDTVTYVTADWL, encoded by the coding sequence ATGCAAGTCTCGTTTCTTCTCGATGAGAACATCGCGGCTCCGCTGGCTGACAAACTCGACAAAGCAGGCCACGATGTAGAGCGTGTCGTTGACGTGAGCGAGTTAGGCGAAGGCGTTGACGATACCGCGATTCGACTGTACGCAGTTGAGAACAATCAGATTATCGTCACCAGCGACGACGACTTCGTCCAGATGCCAGCCGACTCACACAGTGGGGTGTTCTACGTCCCAAACCAGTCGCTTCCCTCACACGAACTCTACCATATCATCCAGCGCGTTATCGAAGCGATTCCCAATCGAGAGGCAATGGATACAGTAACGTACGTTACGGCTGACTGGTTATGA
- a CDS encoding MarR family transcriptional regulator, with translation MPISTDRFEEIDDEGDGPTPGTNAAEILTFLDSHADQAFTQSEIAEATNVTGGSVGPTLVRLREAGRVDHKGKYWRVSDHVQSVDEATAHASETAASYETEPMAYKTWQEHASDPRDDRE, from the coding sequence ATGCCGATCAGCACCGATCGATTCGAAGAGATCGACGACGAGGGCGACGGGCCGACACCGGGGACAAACGCAGCGGAGATACTCACATTTCTCGACTCGCATGCCGATCAGGCGTTCACCCAGAGCGAAATTGCCGAAGCCACCAACGTCACCGGCGGCTCGGTCGGACCGACGCTCGTTCGGTTACGGGAAGCCGGGCGGGTCGACCACAAGGGCAAATATTGGCGCGTGAGCGATCACGTCCAGAGTGTAGACGAAGCTACGGCTCACGCGAGTGAAACTGCCGCGAGCTACGAAACCGAGCCGATGGCCTACAAAACGTGGCAGGAACACGCGTCTGATCCCCGCGACGACCGTGAGTGA
- a CDS encoding nucleotidyltransferase family protein, whose product MTTHGERSGVLDDLAASLCPDPDIEYVIAFGSQVSGEPTAASDLDLAVKFVDALSDQERFEKWCFLSGDLQREDAPFVDVADIETLPLAVAHDAVNGEFVCGDKKAFEQFRAEIEAGFSEHRKTIHRQQRETIDRIAADGLRG is encoded by the coding sequence ATGACCACCCACGGCGAGCGTTCCGGGGTTCTTGATGATCTCGCTGCGTCGCTCTGTCCGGACCCCGATATCGAGTACGTGATCGCCTTCGGTTCGCAGGTCTCGGGAGAGCCGACAGCAGCGTCCGATCTAGACCTCGCCGTCAAGTTCGTCGACGCTCTCTCCGATCAAGAGCGGTTCGAGAAGTGGTGTTTCCTCTCTGGAGATCTCCAACGTGAGGACGCCCCATTCGTCGATGTCGCCGACATTGAGACACTCCCGCTAGCGGTCGCCCATGACGCGGTCAACGGAGAGTTTGTTTGTGGTGATAAGAAAGCGTTCGAGCAATTCAGAGCCGAAATCGAGGCTGGGTTCAGCGAACACCGGAAGACGATTCACCGTCAGCAGCGAGAGACCATTGACCGTATCGCGGCGGACGGCCTGCGTGGCTGA
- a CDS encoding type II toxin-antitoxin system HicB family antitoxin yields MAQADPGDSDSPQREIRLVQEDDGRWSAIDEGVGVASHGDTRSEALENLDEAVALHTGEIGEPVTDADLRDLGLDPETVPDEPREPEAPWFSQ; encoded by the coding sequence ATGGCTCAGGCCGACCCTGGCGATTCAGACTCCCCGCAACGTGAAATTCGCCTGGTACAAGAGGACGATGGCCGGTGGTCCGCTATCGACGAGGGAGTTGGTGTGGCAAGTCACGGTGACACACGGTCTGAGGCGCTGGAAAACTTAGACGAGGCCGTCGCACTACATACTGGAGAGATCGGCGAGCCGGTCACGGACGCCGATTTGCGTGATTTGGGACTCGACCCAGAGACGGTTCCCGACGAGCCTCGGGAACCCGAGGCACCCTGGTTCTCTCAGTAA
- the tnpA gene encoding IS200/IS605 family transposase: MGEYRSHAHSISLCKYHFVWCPKYRHGMLELVRDELAELFRGTAERIGHEIVSMEIATDHVHLFVEADPKWGPAEIAKQFKGYSGRMILKRHPELKQRYFWGSGLWKDGYYVRTTGAVSEDVVRRYIEETEH, translated from the coding sequence ATGGGTGAATACAGGAGTCATGCACATTCGATTAGTTTGTGTAAGTATCATTTCGTGTGGTGCCCGAAGTATCGACACGGGATGTTGGAGTTAGTTCGGGACGAACTTGCGGAGTTGTTCCGGGGGACTGCCGAGCGGATCGGTCACGAGATTGTGTCGATGGAGATCGCCACCGACCACGTTCACTTGTTCGTGGAGGCCGACCCGAAATGGGGTCCTGCCGAGATTGCTAAGCAATTCAAAGGCTATTCGGGCCGAATGATTCTGAAACGCCACCCTGAACTCAAACAGCGGTACTTCTGGGGAAGTGGCCTGTGGAAGGATGGCTACTACGTCCGGACGACTGGTGCTGTTTCCGAGGACGTGGTTCGTCGGTACATCGAGGAGACGGAACATTAG
- a CDS encoding AbrB/MazE/SpoVT family DNA-binding domain-containing protein, which translates to MSEAERRKVGKRGQVTIPKELRERFGISGGDDIVIHEEAGKIVIERPVTREELAEGYRQRAQRSRELADELAGVSTEADDHLGDAPEW; encoded by the coding sequence ATGAGTGAGGCCGAACGTCGGAAGGTCGGGAAACGCGGCCAAGTGACGATCCCCAAGGAGCTCCGAGAACGGTTCGGAATCTCGGGCGGAGACGACATCGTGATCCACGAAGAGGCCGGAAAGATCGTTATCGAGCGACCGGTCACCCGTGAAGAGTTGGCTGAGGGATATCGTCAGCGTGCTCAACGGAGCCGAGAGCTCGCTGACGAACTTGCGGGGGTCTCGACGGAGGCTGACGACCACCTGGGCGATGCCCCAGAGTGGTAG
- a CDS encoding transposase, with translation MGEEATKTIQTRLHVASGERSWLHDARLASREIFNDTIHLKQQGYNRTEIQREVDRDDFLRNNKCAVVGKALQTWDSYQSLKDWWENQDDPDGGKPTPPSTDKSGAYPLVMAHTEGYRLTVEDDTNRVQFRISPKPYKKVNGHLRGDPDAMDELRDAITSDEVDVGQAELLYRDGVYYLHVTVTREFDVPEPDTADTVVGVDINERNVALTALDRETMRTKGTLVLDYGRVKQERQRYHTITTRCQEYGKTSIHQKLGDKEERFTEWMLHRLSRAAVEFAEQFTNPVIVFEDMGGIRDEIKYGTYMNRRLHKLPFHKFEKFVSYKATWREIPTDTVDAYHNSKMCSCCGERGSQQGRRFRCTNDECDVAQDHADRNASVNIAWRETAKLDGNTTNYRTHKTQPQVRLVRLSGSGRVSRPTSSRSLAEQGVLAHG, from the coding sequence ATGGGCGAAGAAGCCACGAAAACCATTCAGACGCGCCTCCACGTAGCGTCTGGTGAGCGGTCGTGGCTTCACGACGCCCGCCTCGCGTCACGCGAGATATTCAACGACACCATCCACCTCAAACAGCAAGGGTACAATCGCACCGAGATACAGCGAGAGGTTGACCGCGACGACTTCTTGCGGAACAACAAGTGTGCGGTCGTCGGCAAAGCCCTCCAAACGTGGGACTCCTACCAATCGCTCAAAGACTGGTGGGAGAACCAAGACGACCCTGACGGCGGGAAGCCGACGCCGCCGAGTACGGACAAATCCGGTGCGTACCCGCTCGTAATGGCACACACGGAGGGCTACCGCCTCACCGTGGAGGACGACACGAATCGCGTCCAGTTCCGTATCAGCCCGAAACCCTACAAGAAGGTGAACGGACACCTGCGCGGCGACCCGGACGCGATGGACGAACTTCGAGATGCCATCACGTCGGATGAGGTGGATGTGGGGCAGGCTGAACTCCTGTACCGCGATGGCGTGTACTACCTACACGTCACGGTCACACGCGAGTTCGACGTGCCCGAACCCGATACTGCCGATACGGTAGTCGGTGTAGACATCAACGAGCGCAACGTCGCGCTCACCGCCCTCGACCGCGAGACGATGCGGACTAAAGGCACGCTCGTCCTCGACTACGGACGAGTGAAGCAAGAACGCCAACGCTACCACACAATCACCACTCGCTGTCAGGAATACGGCAAGACGAGCATCCACCAGAAACTCGGTGACAAGGAAGAGCGATTCACCGAATGGATGCTGCACCGTCTCTCTCGTGCTGCCGTGGAGTTCGCGGAGCAGTTCACGAACCCGGTTATCGTGTTCGAGGATATGGGCGGCATCCGTGACGAAATCAAGTACGGGACGTATATGAACCGCCGATTGCACAAACTGCCGTTCCACAAGTTCGAGAAGTTCGTCTCGTACAAGGCGACGTGGCGAGAGATTCCGACGGACACGGTGGACGCCTATCATAACTCGAAGATGTGTTCGTGCTGTGGTGAGCGTGGGTCTCAGCAGGGGCGGCGGTTCCGCTGTACGAACGACGAGTGTGATGTGGCGCAAGACCACGCCGACCGGAACGCGTCGGTGAACATCGCGTGGCGCGAGACGGCGAAACTCGACGGTAATACGACGAATTACCGGACTCACAAAACCCAGCCACAGGTTCGGTTGGTGCGTCTGTCCGGGTCGGGGCGTGTAAGCCGCCCAACCTCATCCCGCTCGCTTGCCGAGCAGGGAGTGCTAGCGCACGGCTGA
- a CDS encoding type II toxin-antitoxin system PemK/MazF family toxin, producing MATSVRRGDVVIVELDPTQGSEQRGTRPCLVVQNDVGNANAPTTIVVPFTTSFGEQRYPFEVLVPAEECALQEDSVALCSQIRTISIEHRITENLGSIPQERLDEVDTALEYSLGLTEI from the coding sequence ATGGCCACGTCTGTCCGTCGTGGAGACGTCGTTATCGTCGAACTCGACCCGACCCAGGGGTCCGAACAACGGGGAACACGTCCGTGTCTCGTCGTACAGAACGACGTCGGGAATGCAAACGCGCCAACAACGATCGTCGTTCCGTTTACCACCTCGTTCGGCGAGCAACGCTACCCGTTCGAAGTGCTCGTCCCAGCGGAGGAGTGTGCGCTCCAGGAAGACTCAGTTGCACTCTGTAGCCAGATTCGAACCATCTCTATCGAGCACCGAATCACCGAGAATCTCGGCTCGATTCCACAAGAGCGGCTGGACGAGGTCGATACCGCACTCGAGTACAGTCTCGGCCTCACCGAAATTTGA